The Pseudomonas sp. SCA2728.1_7 DNA segment ACAAGCCCTTGCGCCCGATCACGTCCGAGAGTGGGCCGATCAGGACCTGAGCAAATGCGATCCCCACGGCGAACAGACTGATTGACAGTGCGATGTCTGCCGGTGAATGGCGAAAGTGCGTCGCCAGTGCCGGAAAGGAAGGAAGTAGCACATCCAGTGGAAACACGCCCAACAGCACCATGGCCAGTAACAGGCTGACAGCGGCGCGGCGCTGTCGAGTGGTTGCCACGGATTTTCCTTTATCCATCGATCAGTCCTGCCTTGGCGAAAAGTTTCTGGTTATGGGGAAGGGCAAAAAAACCGGCCTTGCGCAGTGCATCCAGCGTAGCGATGGAACCTGATCGTGCACGCGCACGATTGGCGTGCACCGTTGCCATGCTGCCGACAATTTCCATCACGTCGCTGTCAGCAATGCCGGCTCCACGCAAGCTCTGTTGTAGCCAGCGTTCGTCCGCCTCGAAAAAAATCCCGATGATTTCCAGCAGTGTTCTGCTCGCAAAGGTGCGCTGGCGGCTGTTCATCGACAGCCAGAAGTAATGGAACGCTTCGGCGAAGTAGCGACTGTGGCGGGCTTCGTCGGCCAGATGGTCACGCAGCATGTCGTTGACGCTGGACACCAGACTGTCTCGGCAGACGTCCAGCAGCTCCCGGGCAATGATGGTTTCCGAGACGAAACCCAGCAGAAACCATGCCAGTGCCCGGCTCTTTTCTGGCGTGCGGGCAATCAGCGCATTCAGGCGGGTGATGCGCTGCGGAGTCGCCGGCCGTCCGGTGATTCCATAGAAATTGGCGATCTGCTCAGCGAGCCGATTGGAGAACAGCGCGTGGTAACCCTCGTCGGTGTAGAGCTGCAGCGCCGCGTGCTTCATCGGCAGAGGCACATAAATGGGCAGTTCGCGGTGCACGATGACTTCCACGGCACGATTGACGATGCGGTGTTCGAGCAGGGTGGTGTAATCGAGAAAGTGCACCAGGTGGTTGGCTGACAGCCGGTGCAATACATCGCGCCCCGCCGCCTGAATGGCCGGATGTGCCAGATAAGGCAGAAACGCCGGTGGAAACCAATGGCGGGTTTGCAGTTGCAGCGGCACATCGTCGGGCAATTGATAATCATGGGTACTGCTGCGCACGGAGGCACGGCTGTCCCAGTCTCCCAGGGTGAATTTGAGCGCCCAGGACACCGGTGCTTGATCTGCGTCGGTAATCGACTGGGTCATGCTGACCTCTCGTGCAACAGTTCGCGCATTTCGTGACACATCACTTGCCCGTCGCTTTCTCCGCAGCCAACAAAAAACAGCGGTTGTTCAGCGCTGCCTTCGATATTGAGGAGTGCTTCGACCTGCTGGTCGGCAAACGCGCCGGTCAGCCAGGTATTGAGGCCCAGTGCTGTGGCGACCAACTGGAAGGTTTGCGACAGGTGACCGGCCTCGACGAAGGCCATGCGATAGGCGCGCGAGTGTTCGTACTTCCACCAGAGCCGGTCAAAACGGGGGTGATGAACAACCCCAGCGGCAGGTTGTTGATGAAATGCTGACCGCCGAGCAGGTGGCCCAGCGCTGGTTCAGGTAATGGACTGACCCGGCTCAAGGTATGGTCGGCCGGATGATAGACATAGATGCCGGGATCCAGGCCGTCGACGTTCTGCACCAGCAGGAAGCCTTCGCAAGCGTTCAGGCCGCCGGCGGAAGGACTGCTGCGACGAGCGCTGAGTCCGACGGCGATACTGTCGTCGCGATCATTGTCACGTTCGTGGAGATAACCGAGGGAAAGGTAGAGCAGGGTACCGACGTCATTCAGCGTTATTGCTGCGCCTGTGTAGCTGCGGCAGGTTTTGCGCTGGAGCAGAACATTTCCAAGGCTGTTGTCATTCAATGCGCACGGCGCGGGCAGGGCGATACGCTGCTCGGGTGCGGGCGTCGGGCGGGCTGTAGTGGGCTGAGGGGTGGCCAGTACCTCGTTGCAGTGCGCCAGATATTGTCTGGACCACTCGTGAATATTCTGTGGGGTCTGTTCGCAGGGAATGTTTTGCGTGCCGATGTGATAAATCTTCGACAGTTCATCCCAACCCCATTGCGGACTGTCTATTTTTGAAATGGTTAGAATGCCCGCGCTTAATAGTTGTGTGTCTATTATGTTGTGGGTGTCGAAAAGTTTCGGGTTGTGGATTAGTTGTGCAAGTCGATTGGCATAATTCAGATCGAGTTCATGCTGAGTATGGTTTTTATAGTTCCACACAATTTGCCCGGGTGAGCGCGGCAATATAAATAAGTAAGGGTTGATGTACATATCTGTCAGTTCACTCTGGAAAAAGTCAAAAGGACGCCGGGATGCCGGCACTTCCCAGCGTCCTGACTTACTTAGCGGGCTTTAGGGGCAACCAGAAAAGCCAGGTTCGCGATTTTTTTACTTTCCAGAGAAATACTTTTCATGATGTGAACTCCTTGTTCATTGATGGTTGAAGTCACCTCGTGGTGACAACTTCATAATAGTTTGTAATGGATTATTGGCAAGAGGATATTAGGTAGGAAATTTCCAGTATTTTTGTCGGAGCAGTCTTTAGTCGGAAATAAACTTGTAGGGAAAGTTTCAGCAATTAAAAGACGTAAGGAAATATCCTGCACGTTAACGCGAAAATAATTGTAGGAAGTGTTGGGGGATAACGAAGAGGCAGGGCAGCGTGCAAAAAAAAGGGAGCCTGCTGGCTCCCCTCTTATCCGCGTGTATCAGCTGTTGGGCAGCAGGCGGCAGGTGATGCTCTTGATGTAGCGCGTTTCGGCGATGGCCGGGTGCACGGGGTGATCCGGGCCCTGACCGCCACGCTCGAGCAACTGGATGTTGCGATCCAGGTGACGGGCGCTGGTCAGCAGGATGTTCTGCAGGTCATCTTCCGGCAGGTGCATCGAGCATGATGCGCTAACCAGGATGCCGTCCTTGTTGAGCAGGCGCATGGCTTGCTCGTTCAGGCGGCGGTAGGCGCCTTCGCCGTTTTTCATGTCTTTCTTGCGTTTGATGAATGCCGGCGGATCGGCAACGATCACGTCGAAGCGTTCTTCGCTGGCTTTCAATTCTTTCAGCGCTTCGAAAACGTCGCCTTCGATGCAGGTCATCTTGTCGGCGAAGCCGTTCAGCGCTGCGTTGCGCTCAACGCCATCGAGGGCGAAAGCCGAGGCATCGACGCAGAACACTTCGCTGGCGCCGAATGCGGCAGCCTGTACGCCCCAACCACCAATGTAGCTATAGAGGTCAAGGACGCGTTTGCCTTTGGCGTAAGGGGCCAGGCGGGCGCGGTTCATGCGGTGGTCGTAGAACCAGCCGGTTTTCTGACCCTGAATGACCGGGGCTTCGAACTTCACGCCGTTCTCTTCCAGCGCCACCCACTCCGGCACCAGGCCGAACACGGTTTCGACGTAGCGGTTGAGGCCTTCAGCATCACGGGCCGCGGAGTCGTTCTTGAACAGAATGCCGCTTGGCTTGAGCACTTGGGTCAATGCCGCGATCACGTCAACTTTATGTGCTTCCATGGTCGCCGAGGCGATCTGCACCACAAGGATGTCGCCGAAACGGTCAACGACCAGGCCTGGCAGCAAGTCGGAATCGCCGTAGACCAGACGATAGAACGGCTTGTCGAACAGACGCTCGCGCAGCGACAAAGCGACGTTCAGGCGATGCACCAGCAGCGACTTGTCCAGCGACAGCTTGATGTCGCGCGACAGCAGGCGAGCGCAGATCAGGTTGTTCGGGCTCACCGCCACGATGCCCAGCGGTTTGCCGCCGGCAGCTTCGAGGATGGCTTGATCGCCGGCCTGGAAGCCGTGCAAAGGGGTGGCGGCTACATCGATTTCGTTGCTGTAGACCCACAGGTGACCGGCGCGCAGGCGACGGTCGGCGTTGGCTTTGAGGCGCAAGCTAGGCAGGGACATGACGTCGCTCCGGAAAAAAGAGCGGGAGTATAGCGTGTTGCGACTTGTGTCGGGTTTGATGAGCGATGAAACGCTGATGGCCCCTTCGCGAGCAGGCTCGCTCCCACAAAGGGCTTGTGACCGACACAAGACCAATGTGGGAGCGAGCCTGCTCGCGAATGCGGTCCCCAATGCTACGCCAACAGTGCGTCGATCAGCTCTTTGTTGAACGCCGGAATATCATCCGGCTGACGGCTGCTGATCAGGTGACCGTCCTTGACCACTTCCTTGTCGACCCAATTGGCCCCGGCATTTACCAGGTCATCCTTGAGCGTCTTGTAACTGGTCATGGTTTTGCCGTTGACCAGCCCCGCCGAGATCAACAACCAGCCGCCATGGCAGATCACTGCAATCGGTTTTCCGGCAGACGCGCCAGTCTTGACCAGATGCTGGGCGTCCTGGTCGATGCGAATGGTGTCGGAGTTCTGCACGCCGCCCGGCAGGACGATCGCGTCGTACTGTTCGCTGCTGGCGCTCTGGAAGGTCTGATCGACCTTGAAATCATCCGCCGGCTTGTCGTGATTCCAGCCTTTGACCTTGCCGGCCTCGGTGGAAAGGATGTCGACTTGGGCGCCGGCTTGCTCCAACGCTTGCTTGGGACCGGTCAGTTCGACCTGCTCGAAACCGTCTGTTACCAAAAAAGCGACGCGCTTGCCGTTGAGGGAAGTGGCCATCGATAAGCTCCTGAGTCTGTGGGAGTTTGCCGCCGCAAGGGATCGGAGTGATCCGTTGGGCATTACAGATTCCGAAGCCGTGGCCTGAATGAAAGTTCCTGACAATTGCCCACTGGTGTGTCGTCGCGCGGTTTTTAGAGGTTAGAATCGCCGCCTGTCCCAGAGTGTGTACTTATGTCCCAAGAGCTGACCACCGAACAGATTCAACAATCGCTGCAAGGCATCAGTGTGCCTGCGCAACCGCAGATCATGGTGGATCTGCAAATGGAGCAGTACATGCCCGACCCCGACCTGGAGGTGATCGCCAAACTGATCGCCCAGGATCCAGGGTTGTCCGGCTCGCTGCTGAAAATCGTCAACTCGCCGTATTACGGTCTGAGCAACAAGATCACCTCGATTCAGCGCGCAGTGAACCTGCTGGGCAGCCGATCGATCATCAACCTGATCAACGCGCAGTCGATCAAGGGCGAGATGAACGACGACACCATCGTCACCCTCAACCGTTTCTGGGACACCGCCCAGGACGTGGCGATGACCTGTCTGACGCTGGCCAAACGTATCGGTACTCAAGCCGGCGACGAGGCTTACGCCTTGGGTCTGTTCCACGATTGCGGCGTGCCGTTGATGTTGCAGCGGTTCCCCAATTACATGACGGTTCTGGAAAAGGCCTACGCCAATGCCGGCGCCGAATGTCGCGTAGTGGACACTGAGAACAGCGAGTTCAACACCAACCACGCCGTGGTCGGCTACTACACCGCCAAGTCCTGGCGCTTGCCGGAACACGTCAGTGCGGCGATCGCCAATCACCACAACGCCTTGGCAATTTTCAGCGATGAGTCTTCGCGCAACAGCCAGATGAAAAACCTGCTGGCGATCCTGAAAATGGCCGAACACATTTGCGCTTCGTATCGCGTGCTGGGCAACCAGACCGAAGATTTCGAATGGAACGCCGTCGGGCCGTTGGTACTCGACTATGTAGGGCTGTCGGATTACGACTTCGAAACCCTCAAACAAACGATCCGCGACCTCGGCGCGCATTGATTCGAGGACGCTATGCCTGAACTGCCGGAAGTCGAAACCACCCGTCGCGGGATTGCTCCGCATCTGGAAGGCCAGCGCGTCAGTCGGGTGATCGTGCGTGATCGGCGCCTGCGCTGGCCGATCCCGGAAGACCTCGATGTGCGCCTGTCGGGGCAGCGCATCGTGCTGGTCGAGCGTCGTGCCAAGTACCTGTTGATCAACGCCGAAGTCGGCACGTTGATCAGTCATTTGGGCATGTCGGGCAACTTGCGTCTGGTCGAGGTCGGCTTGCCGGCGCTCAAGCATGAACATGTCGATATCGAGCTGGAATCGGGGCTGGCCCTGCGCTACACCGATCCGCGACGGTTCGGCGCGATGTTGTGGAGCAATGATCCACTCAATCATGAACTGCTGATTCGTCTCGGCCCGGAACCACTGACCGATCTGTTCGATGGCGAGCGCTTGTTCCAGCTGTCGCGCGGGCGTTCGATGGCGGTCAAGCCGTTCATCATGGACAACGCAGTGGTCGTGGGCGTCGGCAATATCTACGCGACCGAAGCGCTGTTTGCTGCCGGGATCGACCCGCGTCGCGAGGCGGGAGGGATTTCCCGGGGGCGATACCTGAAACTGGCGATCGAGATCAAACGCATTCTTGCCGCTGCCATTGAGCGAGGCGGTACGACGTTGCGTGATTTCATCGGCGGTGACGGTCAGCCGGGTTATTTCCAGCAGGAGCTGTTTGTCTATGGCCGTGGCGGCGAACACTGCAAGGTCTGTGGCACCGGGCTGCGGGAAGTGAAGCTGGGCCAGCGTGCCAGTGTGTTCTGCCCGCGCTGCCAGAGCTGAGGCAAAAAGCTGAAAAAGTCCTACGGTCTATAGTGAGTTGTCTCACTGTTCAGCCCGAAGGATCGTGCCATGAAATCCTTGCAAGCCCTCTTTGCTGCGCTGCTGCTGTGTTCCAGTCTGGCTGTTCAGGCCACGGAAAACGGCAGCGGTGACCCGCGCTACACCATCCAGAATCCACCGGCCTACGCGATGATCGGCGACTTGCTGATTGCCCGACCTTTATTGGTGGTGGCGACGGTGATCGGTGCGGGGGCGTTTGTCGTGTCGTTGCCGTTTACCGCACTGGGTGGCGGGATTGGCGATGCCGGGCAGGCGTTGGTGGTCGATCCGGCGAAGGCCGCTTTTGTGCGGTGCCTGGGGTGTATCGGGGAAGGGTTTGAGCAGCGCGAGTGAGCTGATCAGGGTTTAACTGTGAGGCTGACGGCCTCATCGCGAGCAGGCTCACTCCTACAATTGAAATGCGTTCCAATGTAGGAGTGAGCCTGCTCGCGATGGCGTCGGTACAGGCGCTGAAAAATCAGGCCTTGCCGGTAATCTTGCGGTACTTCTCCATCAACTGTTCTTCAGTCTCCGGATGCGCCTCGTCCAGCGGAATGCAATCCACCGGGCAGACCTGTTGGCACTGTGGTTCGTCGTAGTGGCCGACGCACTGGGTGCACAGGTTGGGGTCGATCACGTAGATCTCTTCGCCCTGGGAGATGGCGGCGTTCGGGCACTCGGGTTCGCAGACGTCGCAGTTGATGCAATCGTCGGTGATGATCAGGGACATGCTAACTCCAGCCGGGGCGGCAGGCCCGGGCGCTATAAATCAATGCGCGCAATTGTGCCGCATTGGCGCGCGCAGTGCACGCTGCTGCGATCAAGGGCTGTAATCAACAGCCAGGATCGCAGCCCGAGCCTTCGGCAGCTCCTACTTTTTAAAGCGTAGGGTCAGCGCGTCAGCCACGGCCGGGTGGACGAACTTGCTGATATCGCCGCCCAGCGCAGCAATTTCCCGTACCAGCGTCGAGGAAATGAACGAATAACGCTCGGACGGGGTGAGAAACAGACTCTCCACATCCGGGGCCAACTGGCGGTTCATGTTGGCCAGCTGGAATTCGTATTCGAAGTCCGACACCGCACGCAAACCACGCAGGAACACGTTGGCGTTCTGCTCTTTGGCGAAATGCGCCAGCAGTGTCGAGAAGCCGACCACTTCCACGTTCGGCAGGTGTTTGGTGACCTCGCGAGCCAGTTCGACCCGTTGTTCCAGCGGGAACAGCGGGTTTTTCTTCGGGCTGGCAGCGACCGCAATGATCACGTGGTCGAACAGGCGCGAGGCGCGTTCGACCAGATCGCCATGGCCCTTGGTAATAGGGTCGAAGGTACCTGGGTACAACACTCGGTTCATCGCGTCGTCCTGGCGGGAGTCCGTTGGGGAGTCGGATGGTATCGCAGCCGTCCCGGTCGGCCAAGTCGCCTGTTGGGTAAGAAAGCACTATAGACGATGGCAATAATCGGTTTTTTCACGGGTTTCTCAGCCGATCGACGAGGGATGTCGCCAGTTGCGCAGTGAGGCCATACACCGACAGCTGCGGGTTGGCGCCAATGCTGGTGGGGAACAGCGAGCCGTCGTGGATCGACAGATTAGCCAGTTGATGATGCCGTCCGAGACTGTCGGTGACCGCGCTTTTCGGGTCTTCGCCCATCGCGCAGCCGCCCATGACATGCGCGCTGCCCAACCGAGTGCGGTACAGCTCAAGGCTCAAACCGTCGATCAGCGTGCGCGCTTCGGCCAAAGTTTTTACGTAACGGGCGTCGGCGTGCATCGGCATTACCGATTTCGCACCGCCGGCGAACTGGATTTCGGCCATGACCTGAAAGGCCCGGCGCAGGCCTTCCCAGGCGTAGGGCGAAACCTGATAGTCGAGCACCGGCGAACCATCGCCACGTAATTCGACTGCACCGCCCGTGCTGTCCGGGTGAAATCCATCACGCAGCAAGGCCAGCATGGCGTGGGTGTGTGGCAGGTCAGCCATGTGTTGCGCGCTTTCCTCGCCAAAGCCGCCGAGCAGGGTGGCCGCCAGTGCCGGGTGCAGCGGTGGTACTTCAAGTTTGAAGGCCATCGGCCCGGTGGTGCCGTCCTTCCACTGGAAATGGTCGGAATAGATTGACTGCGGCGCCCCGTAAAACGGGTTGATGACTTCGTCGAAGCGCGCGGCGGACATGTTCACCGGGTGCAGGAAGGTACGTTTCCCCAGGGTTTTATGCGGGTCCGGAGCGTCCGAACGCAGCAACAGCGCCGGGCTGTTGATACCACCGCCGGCCAATACGTAATGCCGCGCCTTGACGCTGATCGTGCGCCCGGTCGGTTCGACGCAGCGCTCATCCATCGCCACGCATTGCAGGCCAGTGACTTTGTCGCCGTTGATCAGCAGTTTCTCCGCGCGAGCGAGATAAAGCAGCTCGCCGCCCTTTTCCAGGGTCGCCGGAATGGTCGTGACCATCATCGATTGCTTGGCGTTGGTCGGGCAGCCCATGCCGCAATAGCCGAGGTTCCAGCAGCCGCGCACATTGCGCGGGATCACGTGCCAGCTGTAACCGAGGTGTTCGCAGCCTTTGCGGATCACATCGTTGTTGGCATTGGGCGGGACCATCCACGGCGCGACGCCGAGGCGTTGTTCCATTTTCTCGAACCACGGCGCCATCTCGGCGGGGCTATGGCCTTTGACGTTGTGTTCTTTGGCCCAGTGCTCGAGGGTCGGCTCCGGGGTGCGGAAACTCGATGTCCAGTTGATCAGCGTGGTACCACCGACCGCGCGCCCCTGCAGGATGGTGATCGCGCCGTCCTTGCTCATGCGGCCGATGCCTTCCTGATAGAGGCTGCTATAGGCCTGGTCTTCAAGCATTTTGAAATCGGAGCTGGTTTTCAGTGGGCCTTCTTCGATCAGCAGGACTTTGTAGCCGGCAGCGCTGAGGATTTCCGCCGTGGTGCCGCCACCGGCGCCGCTGCCGATGATCGCCACGTCGGCCTCAAGGGTGAGGTCGTCGCTCAACTGTGCGCCGTTGTAGGTTTTCCAGCCTCGGGCGAGGCCTTCGCGGAACGGGTCGGGTACGGGCATCGGTCAGGTTCTCTTGTTTTTGTTGTTCTGGCGGGCCTCATCGCGAGCAGGCTCACTCCTACATTTGGAATGCGACCCCCTGTAGGAGTGAGCCTGCTCGCGATAGGTGCGACTCGGTCTCAGACCGAAGGCGGGCCGGGATAGCCGCAATGCGCCCACGATTCTGCGCGGGTATACCAGGCCATCATCACCATCTGCTGCAGCGAGCTATGCCCCATGCGCAGCAGGCTCAACGAGCTGTTTTCCCAACGATCAAGAAAATGCCGCATGGCTTCGGCACTGGCATTTTCCCAACTGCCCCAGATCCCGGTGAGTGGCCCGCGCGTCACCGCCATGCCGAGGACGTCGAACAGCTGCCGGGTGAGTTTGAGCATTTCCGGCGACAGGTGATTAAGGCTGTAGTCCAGCGACTTGAGCGTGCCATCGACAGCGGCCGGCATCTTTTCGGCCACCACGGCGCCGTCGAGCATCACCGGAATCAGTGCGCGCAGAAACAGCAGATCGCCGTCACGCAACGAGACAAAACCGTTGGCCGCGACGCTCGACGAGCAGCCGCTGAGGCTGGCGCCGAGTCCGGCGGTGGCGAGAAACGCCGTGGCGCCGAGGCTGAACTTCAGCAGGCCACGGCGCGACAGTGCGGGTGTTTCGGTCAGGCTTGGGTGCATTATTTTTATTACCCGGCGGTGACGAAGGTTTAGCGAATGAACAGCTTCTGGATCAGTTTCTGAATCGATGTGCCGTAAGGCGGGTAAATCAGTCGGGCGGCGTTGAACCGCTGTTTGATCAGCACGCCTTTGGCTTTGCTGAAGGTCAGGAAGCCTTCGTGACCGTGGTAGTGGCCCATGCCCGAAGCGCCGATACCGCCGAACGGCATATCGTCCTGAGCGACATGCAGCAACGTGTCGTTCAGGCACACGCCGCCGGAATGGGTTTGGTGCAGCACCCGGTTCTGTTCGCGTTTGTCGTAGCCAAAGTAGTAAAGAGCCAGAGGACGTGGCCGCTGATTGATGTAAGCAAATGCCTGCTCGAGATCCTGATACGGCACGATCGGCAGCAGCGGGCCGAAGATTTCGTCCTGCATCACGGTCATCTCGTCGCTGACATTCAGCAGCACACTGTGCGGCATGCGTCGGCCCTGGCCCTGTTCGAACAGCGGAATCAACAGCGCGCCCTTGCTGGTCGCGTCGCTGACGTAGCCGTTGAGCCGCGCCAATTGGCGTTCGTTGATGATCGCCGTGTAGTCCGGATTGTCGGTCAGTGTCGGGTAAAAACCCTGCACCGCCTGGCGATAGGCTTCGACGAAGCCACCGACCCGGTCTTCCGGGACCAGCACGTAATCCGGGGCGACGCAGGTCTGCCCGGCGTTGAGGGTTTTGCCGAAGGCGATGCGCTCGGCGGCATCCTTGAGCGGTACGTCGCGGGAGACGATGGCCGGCGATTTGCCGCCCAGTTCCAGTGTCACCGGGGTGAGGTTTTCGGCGGCGGCACGCATCACGTGTTTGCCGATGCTGGTGGCGCCGGTGAACAGCAAGTGATCGAAGCGCAAACGGGAAAACGCCACGCCGATGTCGGCTTCACCGAGCACCACGCAGACCAGGTCTTCGGGGAAAATTCGCGCCAGCAACTCTTTCATCAGCAAGCCGGTGGCCGGGGTCGATTCGCTGAGTTTGAGCATCACCCGGTTGCCCGCCGCCAAGGCGCCGACCAGCGGGCCAACCGCCAGATACAACGGGTAATTCCACGGCACGATGACGCCAACCACGCCGAGTGGCTGATAGACCACTTTTGCCGAAGCAGGCTGGAACGCCATGCCGACCTTGCGCCGCGAAGCTTTCATCCAGCCTTTGAGATGGCGGCTGGCGTAGTGAATGCCGTGCAGGCTCGGCATCAGCTCGGCGAGGAGGGTTTCATCGGCGCTGCGGTGACTGAAATCGGAGCTGATCGCCGCGATCAATGCCTGACGCTCGTTGCTGAGCAAATCACTCAGTGCCTTGAGCCATTGCTGACGCTGGGCGGCGGGTGGCATCGGATTGGCGGCATACGCGGCCCGCTGCGCCTCGAACAACCGGTCCAGCTCGGCCAGCGGTTGTTGCAGCGTTTGCAGGTAAGCAATGTCGGCAGTCATGGTCTGCTCCGGATTTATTGTAGTGATGAACTTTTTAGAGTCTATGCTCTAGAAAGTCAAATGACTTCCTTGCACAGCATTGTTTTATCCATTTCCGGTTAGGTCGTAAGATGCCCCCCAACGCACTCTGAATTAAAGCTCAAGCCATGGCCCCACGAATAAAAACCAGCGAGCGTATCGTGCTGAACAGCCTTGAGCTGTTCAATCAGCAGGGCGAGCGCAGCATCAGCACCAATCACATTGCCGCCCACATGGAGATTTCTCCGGGCAATCTGTACTACCACTTCCCCAACAAGCAGGCGATCATCGCCGTCTTGTTCAGTGAGTACGAAAGCCTCGTGGACAGCTTCCTGCGCCCACCGCAGGGGCGCGCGGCGACGGTCGAGGACAAGCGTTTCTATCTCAAGGAACTGCTCTCGGCGATGTGGCGCTACCGTTTTCTGCACCGCGATCTGGAGCATCTGCTCGACAGCGATCCGGAACTGGCCGCCCGTTATCGGCGCTTTTCCCAGCGCTGCGTGATTCAGGGCGCGGCGATCTACGAAGGTTTCGTCGCTGCCGGGATCCTCGACATGGATCGCGTGCAGATCGAATCCCTGACCCTCAATGCCTGGATCATCCTGACGTCGTGGGTGCGCTTCCTGTGCACCACCCGCGAAAACTCCAACCACCTCAGTGAACAAGCCATTAAACGTGGCGTGTATCAGGTGCTGGTGCTGGAAGCTGGATTTGTCACCGAGCAGGCGCGAGACGAGGTCAATGCGTTGTTCGAGGAGTTCTACGTGCCGCTGGCCCAGGCCCTTGAAGACGTGAAATAAACCGTTCTGTTGAAATCCCCCAGGAGCCCGTTATGCCGATTGCGCAACTGATCAGCCCCGAAGCACTGGATGCCCGCAAGGCGCAGCCGGGGCTGGTGATTCTCGATTGTCGTTTTGCCCTCGAAGACCCGGACTACGGTCAGCGCAGCTATGCAGAAGGGCACATTGCCGGGGCGAGCTTCGCCGATCTTGAGCGAGACCTCAGCGGTAAAGTGGTCAAAGGCGTGACTGGCCGTCACCCGTTGCCCGAGCCGGCGGCGTTGATCGAGCGGCTGCAAGCGTGGGGCATCAACGCTGACAGCGACGTGGTTTTGTACGATGACGGTCCCGGTGCCTACGCGGCGCGGGCGTGGTGGTTGCTGGCGTGGCTGGGCAAGCGCGATGGCGTGTTCATT contains these protein-coding regions:
- a CDS encoding diiron oxygenase — its product is MTQSITDADQAPVSWALKFTLGDWDSRASVRSSTHDYQLPDDVPLQLQTRHWFPPAFLPYLAHPAIQAAGRDVLHRLSANHLVHFLDYTTLLEHRIVNRAVEVIVHRELPIYVPLPMKHAALQLYTDEGYHALFSNRLAEQIANFYGITGRPATPQRITRLNALIARTPEKSRALAWFLLGFVSETIIARELLDVCRDSLVSSVNDMLRDHLADEARHSRYFAEAFHYFWLSMNSRQRTFASRTLLEIIGIFFEADERWLQQSLRGAGIADSDVMEIVGSMATVHANRARARSGSIATLDALRKAGFFALPHNQKLFAKAGLIDG
- a CDS encoding class I SAM-dependent rRNA methyltransferase, whose protein sequence is MSLPSLRLKANADRRLRAGHLWVYSNEIDVAATPLHGFQAGDQAILEAAGGKPLGIVAVSPNNLICARLLSRDIKLSLDKSLLVHRLNVALSLRERLFDKPFYRLVYGDSDLLPGLVVDRFGDILVVQIASATMEAHKVDVIAALTQVLKPSGILFKNDSAARDAEGLNRYVETVFGLVPEWVALEENGVKFEAPVIQGQKTGWFYDHRMNRARLAPYAKGKRVLDLYSYIGGWGVQAAAFGASEVFCVDASAFALDGVERNAALNGFADKMTCIEGDVFEALKELKASEERFDVIVADPPAFIKRKKDMKNGEGAYRRLNEQAMRLLNKDGILVSASCSMHLPEDDLQNILLTSARHLDRNIQLLERGGQGPDHPVHPAIAETRYIKSITCRLLPNS
- a CDS encoding type 1 glutamine amidotransferase domain-containing protein, coding for MATSLNGKRVAFLVTDGFEQVELTGPKQALEQAGAQVDILSTEAGKVKGWNHDKPADDFKVDQTFQSASSEQYDAIVLPGGVQNSDTIRIDQDAQHLVKTGASAGKPIAVICHGGWLLISAGLVNGKTMTSYKTLKDDLVNAGANWVDKEVVKDGHLISSRQPDDIPAFNKELIDALLA
- a CDS encoding HDOD domain-containing protein, which gives rise to MPAQPQIMVDLQMEQYMPDPDLEVIAKLIAQDPGLSGSLLKIVNSPYYGLSNKITSIQRAVNLLGSRSIINLINAQSIKGEMNDDTIVTLNRFWDTAQDVAMTCLTLAKRIGTQAGDEAYALGLFHDCGVPLMLQRFPNYMTVLEKAYANAGAECRVVDTENSEFNTNHAVVGYYTAKSWRLPEHVSAAIANHHNALAIFSDESSRNSQMKNLLAILKMAEHICASYRVLGNQTEDFEWNAVGPLVLDYVGLSDYDFETLKQTIRDLGAH
- the mutM gene encoding bifunctional DNA-formamidopyrimidine glycosylase/DNA-(apurinic or apyrimidinic site) lyase, whose protein sequence is MPELPEVETTRRGIAPHLEGQRVSRVIVRDRRLRWPIPEDLDVRLSGQRIVLVERRAKYLLINAEVGTLISHLGMSGNLRLVEVGLPALKHEHVDIELESGLALRYTDPRRFGAMLWSNDPLNHELLIRLGPEPLTDLFDGERLFQLSRGRSMAVKPFIMDNAVVVGVGNIYATEALFAAGIDPRREAGGISRGRYLKLAIEIKRILAAAIERGGTTLRDFIGGDGQPGYFQQELFVYGRGGEHCKVCGTGLREVKLGQRASVFCPRCQS
- a CDS encoding multidrug transporter; translated protein: MKSLQALFAALLLCSSLAVQATENGSGDPRYTIQNPPAYAMIGDLLIARPLLVVATVIGAGAFVVSLPFTALGGGIGDAGQALVVDPAKAAFVRCLGCIGEGFEQRE
- a CDS encoding YfhL family 4Fe-4S dicluster ferredoxin is translated as MSLIITDDCINCDVCEPECPNAAISQGEEIYVIDPNLCTQCVGHYDEPQCQQVCPVDCIPLDEAHPETEEQLMEKYRKITGKA
- the coaD gene encoding pantetheine-phosphate adenylyltransferase; this encodes MNRVLYPGTFDPITKGHGDLVERASRLFDHVIIAVAASPKKNPLFPLEQRVELAREVTKHLPNVEVVGFSTLLAHFAKEQNANVFLRGLRAVSDFEYEFQLANMNRQLAPDVESLFLTPSERYSFISSTLVREIAALGGDISKFVHPAVADALTLRFKK
- a CDS encoding GMC family oxidoreductase, producing MPVPDPFREGLARGWKTYNGAQLSDDLTLEADVAIIGSGAGGGTTAEILSAAGYKVLLIEEGPLKTSSDFKMLEDQAYSSLYQEGIGRMSKDGAITILQGRAVGGTTLINWTSSFRTPEPTLEHWAKEHNVKGHSPAEMAPWFEKMEQRLGVAPWMVPPNANNDVIRKGCEHLGYSWHVIPRNVRGCWNLGYCGMGCPTNAKQSMMVTTIPATLEKGGELLYLARAEKLLINGDKVTGLQCVAMDERCVEPTGRTISVKARHYVLAGGGINSPALLLRSDAPDPHKTLGKRTFLHPVNMSAARFDEVINPFYGAPQSIYSDHFQWKDGTTGPMAFKLEVPPLHPALAATLLGGFGEESAQHMADLPHTHAMLALLRDGFHPDSTGGAVELRGDGSPVLDYQVSPYAWEGLRRAFQVMAEIQFAGGAKSVMPMHADARYVKTLAEARTLIDGLSLELYRTRLGSAHVMGGCAMGEDPKSAVTDSLGRHHQLANLSIHDGSLFPTSIGANPQLSVYGLTAQLATSLVDRLRNP